From the genome of Thermococcus sp.:
CGGGAGCCCTCCCCCGGCGAGCTGGTTAAGGCCCTCTCAACCGGAAGGCCCGTTGTAGTTGACACCTTTGAGGCCTCACGCTACCTGGCCTTTGAGATACCGGCCGTCGTGAGGCTTCCCCCGCTGTCTCCAGAGGAGTTCGCGGGGGAGCTCTCGAAGAGGCTCGGAGTTACCGTTCCGGCAAAGATGCTCCACCGCTATCCCAGAGAAAGGCTGAACCTGAGAAATGTCGAGGCTCTGGTAAGGCTCGTTGAGGCCTTCAAAGCCAGGGGAATCCCCCTGGAGAAGGCCATAGTGGTGGCCCTTGAGCTCAACTCCTCAGGGCCCTAAAGTAGGCCTTAACGGCTTCCTTGAAAGAGGCGTTGTGCTTCCCGAGGAAGGCGTTTACGAGCTCTCGCTTTTTCCTCTCCCCGGCGAGATAGCTGAGGAGCAGGCACTCGTCGACGCTGAGTTCCCCAACTTCAACTTTGCCCCCTTTGAGGATTTCCTCAAGGATTGGTCTCACTCTCTCTGCCCTCCTCTCGAACTCCAGCCAGTCCACCGTGAGGCCCGTTCTAACTTCAATCATCTCATCCGCCCTATCCAGATAATCCCTCACCTTCTTCCCTAAGGGCGATGAGCTTATCCTTCTTGCGAAGTCCTCGATGTAGGCCCAGTCGTCCCCGAGTCTCTTTCTGTCAACGACGTCAAGGGACTCATAGAGGGCTCTCGCGAGGAGGTAGCACCTGACTGCAAAGGGAACACGGGGTAGCGTTACATACCTCCCCTCGATGATGACCATTGGCCCTTCGTCGCGCTCCATTCCCTCAAGGAGCATCCCAAGCGGATAGCTCAGGCTCTTGAGGCAGAACTCAAGCTCGTCCATGCTTCCACCGTTCCGAGCTTAGGGGTCACCACTAAAAGGGTTTCGTCAGGTTTTTAGGCCAGTTCTCCAAGTCCCCCCGGTGGGAAAGGTGGAGTGGGTAGAGATAGACGGCTCGTACGGCGAGGGTGGTGGACAGATACTCAGAACTGCTGTTGCCCTCTCGGTGATAACCGGAAAGGCCGTTAGGATCAAAAGGATACGCGCCAACAGGCCCAACCCGGGTTTGAGACCCCAGCACCTCCACGGGATCCTCGCTCTTAAGGAGCTGAGCAACGCGAGGGTGAAGGGTGCCAGCGTCGGCTCAACCGAGCTTGAGTTCATCCCCGGAAAGGTTGAGGCAGGGCACGTAAGAGTCCCCATAAAGACCGCCGGGAGTGTAACCCTCGTTCTTCAGGCGTTGCTTCCGGCTATGGCATTCACCGGCGGGAGCTTCGAGATAACGGGCGGAACGGACGTCCCATGGAGCCCTCCGGTGGACTACCTGAAGGGGGTTACCCTCTTCGCCCTTGAGCGGATGGGCCTCAAAGCCGAAATCGAGGTGAAGAGAAGGGGCCACTACCCGAAGGGAGGAGGCCTTGTCGTTGGAAAAGTCGAGCCCTGGGAGGACAGGAAGCCCCTAGTGGCGCTCGAATGGAGCAGAATAGAGCGCTTCTCCGGGATAAGCCACGCTACCAACCTGCCGGCTCACGTTGCAGAAAGGCAGGCGAAAAGTGCCGAGGAAAGGCTGAGGGAGTTCTACAACGCTCCCGTTGAAATCGAGAGAGAAGTTTCCCGCTCTCTGGGCCCCGGAAGCGGAATCGTCGTGTGGGCCGAGACCGATTTGCTAAGGCTCGGTGGTGACGCCCTCGGTAAGCGTGGAAAACCAGCAGAGGTCGTTGGCAGGGAAGCGGCGGAAGAGCTCATCTATGCCCTGAGAACGGGGGCTGCCGCCGATAAATTCCTCGGCGACCAGATCGTGCCCTTTCTAGCTTTTGCCGGAGGGGAGGTGACGGTGGCGGAGATAACAAACCATCTCATCACCAACGTCTGGGTGGTCGAGAGGTTTTTTGGGAAGACCTTCGAAGTTGAGGGAAAAGTTGGAGAGCCCGGAAGGCTCAGGGTCGTTAGGAAGGCCGAGGTTGGGGAGCCTAAGCTAGTTTAGGGGAGAAACCGTGGAAAAGGCAAGTGTTGGATAATCCAGAGGTCAGTCAGAAAAGTGTGGTGCGGTGGCCGGGATTTGAACCCGGGCCAGCGGCGTGGCAGGCCGCTGTCCTGGCCAGGCTAGACTACCACCGCACGAGCCCGTTACTAACTCAACCGGGGCGCTCTTATAAATCTTTCGGTTCAGGGGAAGGTTAAATTTATAAATCGTCTGGAGAAGGGTTAGCGGGCACGCCCCGGTGGCCTAGTCTGGATAGGGCGCGAGGCTGCGGACCTCGAGGTCCGGGGTTCAAATCCCCGCCGGGGCGCCATTCTCCCAGAATTCACTCAGGCGAAAGATGCCAGAGCAGGGGGATTCTCTTTTTGAGGCCGTTTTTAGTGAATCCATTTAAACCCAGCTGATGAGGACAAAATTCAGTATTCAGCCCAGCGTTTTTCAGTGAACCCCCCATCGAACTTACAGGCTAAAAAACCAGAACTTTCCGGGCGTTTGCGCAGGCGAAGTTTGCAATGGTGCGGGGGGCGGGATTTGAACCCGCGAACCCCTGCGGGACGGGACCCTAAATCCCGCGCCTTTGACCAGGCTCGGCAACCCCCGCGCGTTCCCCTCTTTGCCCTCCCGCTTTAAAAACTTTAAGGGGCAAAGCTTATAAGGATGTAAAGGAAGCTTTACGTAAAGGAAACTTTACATGGTGGGGGGGAATGAACGAACTAATACTGAACTTCCTGACATGGGCGGCACTCCTCGTTTTGGCCACCGAAATCCTCCTTCGCTCGTCGAAAGGCCAGGAGAGGAAACGCGTTCTTATCCCGGCCGTTCTCATAGTCCTGACTATGGGCTACGTCCTCGGCTGGGCCGTAAGCGAGGGAAACACAGCCCTGGCTATAGCTACCTTTGTCTCGGGTGGGGTTCTCATTCACCTCTACTACAGACACGCCGGCAGAAGGCATATCCTTCAAGACGAGAGAACGCTGAGAATTGAGGAGATAGCCTCAAGGAGAACCCTTCAGGTGACAATGCTCGGACTGGCGATCCTTTCCGTGTATCTCTCCTCTCTCCAGAGGAAGAATCCAGAGGTAAAACTCGCCTCTGAGATAGTATCGGCAGTCTTGATAGCGCTCTTCGTCCTCCATCTGGGTTTCCTGAGCTACTACCGGCGGGTGATGTGAATGAGCGAGCTCACACTGGCCTTACTGGGAGTACTCGTCGGCGGGGGACTTTTGGGATACTTCCTAGCCAAGATAGCGATGGAAAACACTGGCGTTCCTTTGGACGAAAGAGGTCTTGAGATTTCCAAGCTCGCCGCTATGAGGACGCTGGAGCTGGTTCTGTTTGTTACAGTAGTTCTGCTTCTGTACTTTTGGACAATTGAATGGAACGAAGCGTGTGCCAACGCAGTTGGGCTGGTGTTTTTTACAGTATTCTTTGGGAATCTAGCTTTCAGGGCCTACTACTCAAGGAAGATGTGAGGTGTCTCCATGAAGAACCGCCTTCGCGAGCTGAGGGAAATGAAAGGCCTCACGCAGGAGGAGCTTGCCAGGGCCCTCGGAGTGACGAGGCAGACGATAATATCGATAGAAA
Proteins encoded in this window:
- the rtcA gene encoding RNA 3'-terminal phosphate cyclase produces the protein MEWVEIDGSYGEGGGQILRTAVALSVITGKAVRIKRIRANRPNPGLRPQHLHGILALKELSNARVKGASVGSTELEFIPGKVEAGHVRVPIKTAGSVTLVLQALLPAMAFTGGSFEITGGTDVPWSPPVDYLKGVTLFALERMGLKAEIEVKRRGHYPKGGGLVVGKVEPWEDRKPLVALEWSRIERFSGISHATNLPAHVAERQAKSAEERLREFYNAPVEIEREVSRSLGPGSGIVVWAETDLLRLGGDALGKRGKPAEVVGREAAEELIYALRTGAAADKFLGDQIVPFLAFAGGEVTVAEITNHLITNVWVVERFFGKTFEVEGKVGEPGRLRVVRKAEVGEPKLV
- a CDS encoding DUF2178 domain-containing protein produces the protein MNELILNFLTWAALLVLATEILLRSSKGQERKRVLIPAVLIVLTMGYVLGWAVSEGNTALAIATFVSGGVLIHLYYRHAGRRHILQDERTLRIEEIASRRTLQVTMLGLAILSVYLSSLQRKNPEVKLASEIVSAVLIALFVLHLGFLSYYRRVM
- a CDS encoding DUF2178 domain-containing protein; amino-acid sequence: MSELTLALLGVLVGGGLLGYFLAKIAMENTGVPLDERGLEISKLAAMRTLELVLFVTVVLLLYFWTIEWNEACANAVGLVFFTVFFGNLAFRAYYSRKM